From Dasypus novemcinctus isolate mDasNov1 chromosome 19, mDasNov1.1.hap2, whole genome shotgun sequence, a single genomic window includes:
- the LOC101428589 gene encoding olfactory receptor 7A40-like, whose product MGSHSNLKPGNETQISEFLLLGFSEEPKLQPFIFGLFLFMYLVTFTGNLLIILATITESHLHTPMYFFLSNLSLCDFCLTSTTVPKMLVNIHKQSRAIAYGGCLTQMYFFTFFGVLDNFLLTVMAYDRFVAICHPLHYTVIMNPWTCVLLILGSSIMSALNSLLHCLLVLRLFFCTHLEIPHFFCELNQMIQLACSDTFINDIVIDFAAVVLGGGPLAAILFSYSKIVSAIRAISSAQGKYKAFSTCVSHLSVVSLFYCSTVGVYLSSSASSNTHSNAQASVMYAIVTPMLNPFIYSLRNKDIKGALKKLIGSLFLRLRRTQRQIQNM is encoded by the coding sequence atggGTAGTCACAGCAACTTGAAACCTGGAAATGAAAcacaaatttcagaatttcttctcctgggattttCAGAGGAGCCAAAATTACAGCCCTTCatctttgggctgttcctgtTCATGTACCTTGTCACCTTCactgggaacctgctcatcatcctggccaccATCACTGAATcacacctccacacacccatgtacttcttcctctccaatctgTCACTTTGTGACTTCTGCTTAAcctccaccactgtcccaaaAATGCTGGTGAACATCCACAAGCAGAGCAGAGCCATAGCTTATGGAGGCTGCCTCacacagatgtattttttcacattctttgGAGTACTGGACAACTTTCTACTGACTGTCATGGCTTATGACCGttttgtggccatctgtcaccccctgcactacacggtcatcatgaacccctggacCTGTGTGCTTCTTATTCTAGGGTCCTCAATCATGAGTGCTCTGAATTCCTTGTTACACTGCTTGTTGGTTTTGCGGCTCTTCTTTTGTACACATTTGGAAATCccacactttttctgtgaacttaatcaaaTGATCCAACTTGCCTGTTCTGACACCTTCATCAATGACATAGTGATAGATTTTGCAGCTGTAGTGCTTGGTGGGGGTCCCCTTGCTGCaatccttttctcttactctaagatTGTTTCTGCCATTCGTGCAATCTCATCAGCACAGgggaaatataaagcattttccaccTGTGTGTCTCACCTCTCAGTGGTTTCCTTATTTTACTGCTCAACGGTAGGGGTATACCTTAGTTCTTCTGCTTCATCCAACACACATTCAAATGCACAAGCCTCTGTGATGTATGCCATAGTCACgcccatgctgaaccccttcatctatagtctgagaaataaagatataaaggGGGCTCTGAAAAAATTAATTGGATCATTATTCCTGAGGTTGAGGAGGACTCAAAGGCAGATCCAGAATATGTAA